In one Balaenoptera musculus isolate JJ_BM4_2016_0621 chromosome 2, mBalMus1.pri.v3, whole genome shotgun sequence genomic region, the following are encoded:
- the ZFYVE21 gene encoding zinc finger FYVE domain-containing protein 21 isoform X1 codes for MSSEVTARHDAKKLVRSPSGLRMVPEHRAFGSPFGLEEPQWVPDKECPRCMQCDTKFDFLTRKHHCRRCGKCFCDKCCSQKVALRRMCFVDPVRQCAECALVSHREAEFYDKQLKLLLSGATFLVTFGNSEKSDTMVCRLSSNQRYLLLDGDSRHEVEVTRIAAVQMLTEGFSPGEKDMHTYTSLPGSQPVSEGGNARATGMTLQYTAPGVEGVTQLKLTAGEDANGSRRQATAWLVAMHKAAKLLYESRDQ; via the exons ATGTCCTCCGAGGTGACCGCGCGCCACGACGCCAAGAAGCTGGTTCGCTCCCCCAGCGGCCTGCGCATGGTGCCCGAGCACCGCGCCTTCGGCAGCCCGTTCGGCCTGGAGGAGCCGCAGTGGGTCCCGGACAAGGAG TGCCCGAGGTGCATGCAGTGCGACACCAAGTTTGACTTTCTCACCAGGAAG CACCACTGTCGCCGGTGTGGGAAGTGCTTCTGCGACAAGTGCTGCAGCCAGAAGGTGGCGCTGCGGCGCATGTGCTTCGTGGACCCCGTGCGGCAGTGCGCCGAGTGCGCCCTGGTGTCCCACCGGGAGGCCGAGTTCTACGACAAGCAGCTCAAGCTGCTCCTGAGCG GAGCCACCTTCCTCGTAACTTTTGGAAACTCGGAGAAGTCAGACACGATGGTCTGTCGTCTTTCCAGCAACCAGAG GTACCTGCTTCTGGACGGGGACAGTCGCCACGAGGTCGAGGTCACGCGCATTGCCGCCGTGCAGATGCTCACAGAAGGCTTCTCTCCTGGAG AAAAAGACATGCACACTTACACCAGCCTCCCGGGGAGCCAGCCCGTCTCTGAAG GAGGCAATGCGCGGGCCACAGGCATGACCCTGCAGTACACGGCGCCAGGGGTGGAGGGCGTGACGCAGCTGAAGCTGACGGCCGGGGAGGACGCAAACGGCAGCAGAAGGCAGGCGACAGCATGGCTGGTGGCCATGCACAAG GCTGCCAAGCTTCTCTACGAATCTCGGGACCAGTAA
- the ZFYVE21 gene encoding zinc finger FYVE domain-containing protein 21 isoform X2 — protein MSSEVTARHDAKKLVRSPSGLRMVPEHRAFGSPFGLEEPQWVPDKECPRCMQCDTKFDFLTRKHHCRRCGKCFCDKCCSQKVALRRMCFVDPVRQCAECALVSHREAEFYDKQLKLLLSGATFLVTFGNSEKSDTMVCRLSSNQRYLLLDGDSRHEVEVTRIAAVQMLTEGFSPGGGNARATGMTLQYTAPGVEGVTQLKLTAGEDANGSRRQATAWLVAMHKAAKLLYESRDQ, from the exons ATGTCCTCCGAGGTGACCGCGCGCCACGACGCCAAGAAGCTGGTTCGCTCCCCCAGCGGCCTGCGCATGGTGCCCGAGCACCGCGCCTTCGGCAGCCCGTTCGGCCTGGAGGAGCCGCAGTGGGTCCCGGACAAGGAG TGCCCGAGGTGCATGCAGTGCGACACCAAGTTTGACTTTCTCACCAGGAAG CACCACTGTCGCCGGTGTGGGAAGTGCTTCTGCGACAAGTGCTGCAGCCAGAAGGTGGCGCTGCGGCGCATGTGCTTCGTGGACCCCGTGCGGCAGTGCGCCGAGTGCGCCCTGGTGTCCCACCGGGAGGCCGAGTTCTACGACAAGCAGCTCAAGCTGCTCCTGAGCG GAGCCACCTTCCTCGTAACTTTTGGAAACTCGGAGAAGTCAGACACGATGGTCTGTCGTCTTTCCAGCAACCAGAG GTACCTGCTTCTGGACGGGGACAGTCGCCACGAGGTCGAGGTCACGCGCATTGCCGCCGTGCAGATGCTCACAGAAGGCTTCTCTCCTGGAG GAGGCAATGCGCGGGCCACAGGCATGACCCTGCAGTACACGGCGCCAGGGGTGGAGGGCGTGACGCAGCTGAAGCTGACGGCCGGGGAGGACGCAAACGGCAGCAGAAGGCAGGCGACAGCATGGCTGGTGGCCATGCACAAG GCTGCCAAGCTTCTCTACGAATCTCGGGACCAGTAA